The Prunus persica cultivar Lovell chromosome G8, Prunus_persica_NCBIv2, whole genome shotgun sequence genome includes a region encoding these proteins:
- the LOC18768773 gene encoding CASP-like protein 5C1 isoform X1 has product MDEVPGSVGTSASFSLRLGQAIFSSASLLFMSLGVEFYSYTAFCYLVTIMGLVIPWSFTLAMVDGYSVLVKCPLRQPGILLIIVVGDWVLSILTLAAACSTASVVDVLLHANGPYCPPKFCSRYKISAAMAFMSWFLSLASSLFNLWLLPSL; this is encoded by the exons ATGGATGAGGTACCTGGCTCTGTAGGGACCAGTGCCAGCTTCTCTTTGAGATTGGGTCAGGCCATCTTTTCCTCTGCTTCCCTTCTTTTCATGTCTCTTGGGGTTGAGTTCTACAGCTACACTGCTTTCTG CTACCTGGTAACAATCATGGGTCTGGTTATACCATGGAGTTTCACATTGGCAATGGTGGATGGCTACTCTGTTCTTGTTAAATGTCCTCTTCGACAGCCCGGAATTCTGCTGATCATTGTTGTTGGAGATTGG gTATTATCAATTCTCACTCTAGCTGCAGCATGCTCAACAGCGAGCGTCGTGGACGTCCTGCTTCATGCGAACGGTCCGTATTGCCCTCCAAAGTTTTGCAGCAGGTATAAAATATCTGCTGCTATGGCTTTCATGTCATGGTTCCTGTCTTTGGCTTCATCTCTGTTCAATCTTTGGTTACTTCCGTCCTTATGA
- the LOC18768773 gene encoding CASP-like protein 5C1 isoform X2 has protein sequence MDEVPGSVGTSASFSLRLGQAIFSSASLLFMSLGVEFYSYTAFCYLVTIMGLVIPWSFTLAMVDGYSVLVKCPLRQPGILLIIVVGDWVLSILTLAAACSTASVVDVLLHANGPYCPPKFCSRNL, from the exons ATGGATGAGGTACCTGGCTCTGTAGGGACCAGTGCCAGCTTCTCTTTGAGATTGGGTCAGGCCATCTTTTCCTCTGCTTCCCTTCTTTTCATGTCTCTTGGGGTTGAGTTCTACAGCTACACTGCTTTCTG CTACCTGGTAACAATCATGGGTCTGGTTATACCATGGAGTTTCACATTGGCAATGGTGGATGGCTACTCTGTTCTTGTTAAATGTCCTCTTCGACAGCCCGGAATTCTGCTGATCATTGTTGTTGGAGATTGG gTATTATCAATTCTCACTCTAGCTGCAGCATGCTCAACAGCGAGCGTCGTGGACGTCCTGCTTCATGCGAACGGTCCGTATTGCCCTCCAAAGTTTTGCAGCAG AAATTTGTGA